A region from the Hypnocyclicus thermotrophus genome encodes:
- the coaBC gene encoding bifunctional phosphopantothenoylcysteine decarboxylase/phosphopantothenate--cysteine ligase CoaBC — MKNILIGVTGGISAYKSANIISKLKKKGYNIKVIMTKNATEIITPLTLETLARDRVVIDMWEKKSNYDVEHISLAEWADLILVAPATYNIIGKIANGIADDMLSTVISAAKAPIYFAIAMNVNMYENPILHENISKLKNYGYNFIDSDEGFLACNTTGKGRLRNEDEIIKIVETHFNYKILSGKKILITAGRTEEKIDPIRYLSNKSSGKMGYSIAKYAKELGAEVILIAGPNSQEDIKGITTIKVNTALQMYEKVFEYYSNVDTVFAVAAVADYRAKDISKNKIKKNDENLVIELVRNPDILFEMGKQKENQLLIGFCAESENLIENAYKKLEKKNLDYIIANHTTYFSSNKNKVVLIDKNKNNIEFDEANKEEIAKKLLNKIFNI; from the coding sequence ATGAAAAATATCTTAATAGGGGTAACTGGAGGTATATCCGCTTATAAATCTGCTAATATTATTTCTAAATTAAAGAAAAAAGGATATAATATAAAAGTTATAATGACAAAAAATGCTACTGAAATAATAACTCCTTTAACTCTTGAAACATTAGCAAGAGATAGAGTTGTTATCGATATGTGGGAAAAAAAATCTAATTATGATGTAGAACACATTTCTCTTGCCGAATGGGCTGATCTTATACTTGTTGCTCCTGCTACATATAATATAATAGGAAAAATAGCAAATGGAATAGCTGATGATATGCTTTCGACTGTAATTTCAGCTGCAAAAGCACCTATATATTTTGCTATTGCAATGAATGTAAATATGTATGAAAATCCAATTTTACATGAAAATATAAGCAAATTAAAAAACTATGGTTATAACTTTATTGATTCTGATGAAGGTTTTTTAGCTTGCAATACTACTGGAAAAGGTAGATTAAGAAATGAAGATGAAATAATTAAAATAGTTGAAACTCATTTTAATTATAAAATACTTTCTGGAAAAAAGATACTTATTACCGCTGGTAGAACAGAAGAAAAAATTGATCCTATTAGATATTTATCAAATAAATCAAGTGGTAAAATGGGATATTCTATTGCAAAATATGCAAAGGAACTTGGCGCTGAAGTAATTCTTATTGCTGGACCAAATTCTCAAGAAGATATAAAAGGAATTACTACAATAAAAGTAAATACTGCTCTTCAAATGTATGAAAAAGTATTCGAATATTATAGCAATGTCGATACTGTATTTGCTGTTGCAGCTGTTGCAGATTATAGAGCAAAAGATATTTCTAAAAATAAAATAAAAAAAAATGATGAAAATCTTGTAATTGAATTAGTTAGAAATCCAGATATTTTATTTGAAATGGGTAAACAAAAAGAAAATCAATTATTAATAGGATTTTGTGCTGAAAGCGAAAATTTAATTGAAAATGCTTATAAAAAATTAGAAAAGAAAAACCTTGATTACATTATAGCTAATCATACAACTTATTTTTCTAGTAATAAAAATAAAGTCGTACTAATTGATAAAAATAAAAACAATATTGAGTTTGATGAAGCAAATAAAGAAGAAATTGCAAAAAAATTATTAAATAAAATTTTTAATATTTAG
- a CDS encoding NusG domain II-containing protein, whose protein sequence is MFKKGDIFIYSFIILFFSFLITTTLKIPNYKAEKIEIYVNNQLKYTYKLTKEQKIFKIPTDIGGVKVEIVDNKVRVLTSNSPKKLVVKQGFISKAGETLIGIPDKLLIKITGERKDVDYILQ, encoded by the coding sequence ATGTTTAAAAAAGGTGATATTTTTATATACTCTTTTATAATTTTATTTTTTTCTTTTTTAATAACTACAACTTTAAAAATACCAAATTATAAAGCTGAAAAAATAGAAATATATGTAAATAATCAATTAAAATATACTTATAAACTAACAAAAGAACAAAAAATATTTAAAATCCCTACTGATATTGGTGGTGTTAAAGTAGAAATAGTTGATAATAAAGTACGAGTTTTAACTTCAAATTCACCTAAAAAGCTCGTTGTAAAACAAGGATTTATAAGTAAAGCTGGAGAAACATTAATTGGTATTCCCGATAAGTTACTTATTAAAATAACTGGTGAAAGAAAAGATGTTGATTATATTTTACAATAA
- a CDS encoding nitroreductase family protein translates to MNFNQLLKERRTIREFDKEYYIKDEELKEILEAATLAPSWANSQTWRFIILRDKNIISQIADTFSPNNPAIKCTKDSNLVLVACFEKNIAGISRRNEINYNIQSEWAMFDLGLSCENISLKIHDMGLGSVIIGAYDYNKAREILNIPENIELCAFISVGKPIKKTRIMPKRKNINEIIIKTL, encoded by the coding sequence ATGAACTTTAATCAATTATTAAAAGAAAGACGTACAATAAGAGAGTTTGATAAAGAATATTATATAAAAGATGAAGAATTAAAAGAAATTTTAGAAGCAGCAACATTAGCTCCCTCTTGGGCAAATTCTCAAACTTGGAGATTTATTATTTTAAGAGATAAAAATATTATAAGCCAAATAGCTGACACATTTTCTCCAAATAATCCAGCGATAAAATGCACAAAAGATTCAAACTTAGTTTTAGTAGCATGTTTTGAAAAAAATATAGCAGGTATATCTAGAAGAAATGAAATAAATTATAATATTCAAAGTGAATGGGCTATGTTTGATTTAGGATTATCTTGTGAAAATATCTCTTTAAAAATACATGATATGGGACTTGGAAGTGTAATTATAGGAGCTTATGATTATAATAAAGCTAGAGAAATACTAAACATTCCTGAAAACATAGAATTGTGTGCTTTTATTAGTGTAGGTAAACCTATTAAAAAAACTAGGATTATGCCAAAACGAAAAAATATTAACGAAATAATAATAAAAACTCTTTAA
- a CDS encoding 2-hydroxyacid dehydrogenase, with protein sequence MKIAFFDTKKYDKKYFDKYNSTHIIKYFEMKLNIDSVTLAKGYDAVCVFVNDEITKEVLEKLKEFNINIVALRCAGFNNVNLKIAKALDIKIVRVPAYSPYAVAEHTIALILTLNRKIHKSYLRTREANFTLSGLTGFDLNGKTAGIIGTGKIALIVIKILKGFGMKVLAYDPYPNQEKSKELDFEYTTLNNLYKNSNIISLHCPLTKDTKYIINKNSIDKMKDGVMIVNTGRGALINTQDLINGLKSQKIGYAALDVYEEEGDYFFEDYSDTIISDDILARLLSFNNVLVTSHQAFLTEEALSNIAETTLKNFFEFENDLSLTNEVIL encoded by the coding sequence ATGAAAATAGCGTTTTTTGATACAAAAAAATATGATAAAAAATATTTTGATAAATACAATTCAACACATATAATAAAATATTTTGAAATGAAATTAAATATTGATTCTGTTACTCTTGCAAAAGGATATGATGCTGTTTGTGTATTTGTAAACGATGAAATAACTAAAGAAGTTTTAGAAAAATTAAAAGAGTTTAATATAAATATTGTAGCTCTTAGATGTGCTGGTTTTAATAATGTTAATTTAAAAATAGCTAAAGCTTTAGATATAAAAATTGTTAGAGTTCCTGCTTATTCGCCCTATGCAGTAGCTGAACATACTATTGCTCTTATACTTACTCTAAATAGAAAAATACATAAATCTTATCTGCGTACAAGAGAGGCTAATTTTACTCTTTCTGGTCTTACTGGTTTTGATTTAAATGGTAAAACTGCTGGAATAATAGGAACAGGAAAAATTGCATTAATTGTAATTAAAATCTTAAAAGGTTTTGGAATGAAAGTTCTCGCATACGATCCATATCCAAATCAAGAAAAATCTAAAGAGTTAGATTTTGAATATACAACACTAAATAACTTATATAAAAACTCAAATATTATTTCTCTACATTGTCCACTTACGAAAGATACAAAATATATTATAAATAAAAATAGTATCGATAAAATGAAAGACGGAGTAATGATAGTAAATACTGGTAGAGGTGCTTTAATTAATACTCAAGATTTAATCAATGGCTTAAAAAGTCAAAAAATAGGATATGCTGCTCTTGATGTATACGAAGAAGAAGGAGATTATTTTTTTGAAGATTATTCTGATACTATTATATCTGATGATATTTTAGCTAGACTTCTTTCATTCAACAATGTATTAGTTACCTCACATCAAGCTTTTCTTACAGAAGAAGCTTTATCTAATATAGCTGAAACAACATTAAAAAATTTCTTTGAATTTGAAAATGATTTATCTCTTACAAACGAAGTTATTTTATAA